In the Acidobacteriota bacterium genome, GTGAGGCCATCGCGCGGCTGCGACGCCTGGTCAAGGACCATGACAATTTCATCCCGGCCCACGCCAAGCTGGGGGAAGCCCTGATGGAGAGCGGGCAGGAGTCCGACGGGATCAAAGCATGGTATGCGGGATTTGAGGCCACCGGCTCCCCGATCTTCATCACTCGGTTGGAAGAGCACTACCTACAGCGGGAGCAGCCGCTGGCGGCCATCGAGTCCCTCAAACGCTGCATCGTCAAGGCGTCGAAGGACACGCTGCCTCGGTTCTATCTGGGTAAGCTCTACTTCCGATTGGAGATGTTGGACGATGCGTTGTCGACCCTCGAAGGGTTGCAGGGGCTGTCGTCCTACGCTCCGACCCTTCACTTCTTGCTAGGTCGGATCCACGAACGTCGACAGAATCACGAGCGTGCCGTGACCGAGTACCGCAAGGTGATCAAGGATCTGGATCTGGTCCAGCTGGAATATGCCTGCGGATTCTGCGCCTCCTCCCACGTCGAATGGTCCGAGCGCTGCCACAACTGTGGGGAGTGGAACGGCATCGAGGTCAACTTCCGCGAAGAGATTCCACTGGAAGAGTTGGGGCTGGCGCCTGCGCCGATCTACACCGCCGGTAACTAGTCAAGTAACGTCCCGCCTCCCGGGGCCGACCGTGCTGAGTGCCATCCCGAACGTCGGCAACCTGCGTCGACGACGACGTCCCCTGGAAATCCTCGTGGACCTCCTGCTACCCACCGACTGCGGGAGCTGTGGAGCCGTGCTAGGGTGGCACGCCGCCCACGGCAGTTGCCTGAAATGCTGGACCTCCCCGACGTCTGTCTCCCCTGTCGGATGTCACGTCTGCGGCCTGGAGCTCCCGCCCATAGAACGCCCCTCCGACCCGACGGCGGCCCTCTGCGGTCGCTGTTCTGCCCGGGACGGGGATCGCCCACCGCTTCTTGCGTGTGTCCTCTATGAGGACGCCGCCCGGAGCTTGCTACTTCAGGGAAAACTCGAGCCCAGACGTGAGTTGCTGGACGACCTGGGTCTCCAGGTGGCGGCCCGAGTCGCCGCCTGGCGCAGCTCGGCCGGCACCTTCGACCGGGTCGTCCCGGTGCCGTCTCATC is a window encoding:
- a CDS encoding phosphoribosyltransferase family protein; the encoded protein is MLSAIPNVGNLRRRRRPLEILVDLLLPTDCGSCGAVLGWHAAHGSCLKCWTSPTSVSPVGCHVCGLELPPIERPSDPTAALCGRCSARDGDRPPLLACVLYEDAARSLLLQGKLEPRRELLDDLGLQVAARVAAWRSSAGTFDRVVPVPSHPWVDLRRGFSPAERIARQVARRIDVPLDRRILRRSLASPLAFKRLDRGSRLGSGPHLYARRRPLSGDRVLLIDDVVTTGTTLANGARALYAAGAGEVMAAVWAIKT